The sequence below is a genomic window from Fluoribacter dumoffii NY 23.
ATCCCAAACCAAAGCGCAAAAGATAAAGCATGTAGCCCTCAATATGCTCAAATTATTTGCTTTGATTGGAGATTCTCTTGCTTATTCTGTAGCTGGAGGAATCCGAAGCGGAATTCATATTGGGGAAACGCTGGGAGAAGCTATTGGGGCAAGGCTTGCATTAACTATTACTATGGCAATATTGTCTCCAGTCGTTTTGGTATTCGTATCGGTCGCTTTTACTTGGCCTGCCGTTTTTCAGAGTAAAAAATCGTCTCAAGATCCTTCAATGGAGAAGCCCTTGATAGACAAAAGGGATCAAAACCATACCCCAGATGCACTTCCCAAATATACTCTTTTACCAACATCAGAACACTCTCACAAATCGCGCAAGGGGATAAAGTTTTTTGCTGCGAGTCAGAATAGTGAGGATACATTTGAGTCTAATTGTAGCTCTACTTTAGACGGAGAAACCCTTGTCACATCATCCACGTTATAAGAATGCAGCAAGCGTAGCCCGGTTGCGTACAACCGGGAAAATGCTTTTTAAATACAATTTTTCATCCTGCCTTCCCAAATCATTTTAAGTTATTTCCTTTATATCTAGTAAGACAACAACTGTTTTAATCACGGTTGCAAGTAACCAGGCTACCTTACAAGTCTTTCATGCAGGCGTGTATTTTTAAAAATCACACGAGGCAGCTTTCGAAATTGCATCGAGAATATTCTGGACATGGGCGGTAATTCTGAGAACCATAGGCTAAGTGCAGCGAGGCTTAATCACCATTTGGGCGCCTTTATTGATTATGAAGATCGATCTACCCTTTTAAAGTTTGCTCTGATAGAACTATCTCTGGCGTTGTCTCCGCCCTACCTGTATCTTTTGGCGAAGGGAAGAAGCTATTCTTGGAAAAGATGGCTTTTTTGGCCTTAAGAATTTTATCTAGAGATTCATCAACAAATTCTTTGACTAAATCAATTTGAGCGTCTTGATCCTCTGGAGCAGGAATATTTTTTAACTCAGCTATTCTTGCCACTGCTGTCCGAAGATAGGGTTTATCCAAGTAAAGTTCATATAACGCCTTATCCTGAAGAGTTTTCTTTAACTGTACAATTTGTGATTCGGCTATTTTGGTAACATCTGACTTTTTTATTTTACAATTCGGATCAGCCAGGGCTAAAAGGCATTCAACACCGAATTTAGGACAAAAGTAAGGGGATTGTCTATCTCCAAGAAAGGAAGCTATAAAATAAGAAGATTTAGCATCATTAAATGGATTAGCCCCATGAACAAGGAGTACTCGGGCAATCTCAGGCTTTTCCAGCACCCTTCGGGTAAAGATGGTCTCACAGCTGTATTTGCAGGCTTTATTCGGATTAGCGCCAAACCCCAGAATGGTTTTTATGGTATCGAGATCACCATATTGTAACACATGGTATAAAGGGCTACGACCCGAAGCATCCCATTTATTCGGACCTTTTTTAGCCAAAGTAATTAATTCATTGTTATGTTTCTCGACAATACTATTGAATCTCTCATAGAGTCCCTTAAATTTTAAATTTACAGATTCGTTTTTATAATTACTGAAAACTTCCTGAATCGCTTTTAGCTGCTCTGATATTTCTACTCGATATTGTTTTACTATGGATGGATTCTTTGTTAAAAACCGCCCCCATTCTTGAATCTTTTGCTCGATTTCATTGTCGGCAGGAAGAAAATGAAGCGGTATATCGGCATTGTTAACAGTACTAGAGAAAATCTTAGTAATTAAATCCTGGGTGACCGTTTTATTGTTAATGATATTTAATTCATTCGTGAATGCAACCTTATGCCTCTCCAAAAGATTATCAAGTCCTTTGGCTAGTCTTTCGTTAAGAATATCTACCGCCTCGTTTTGGGAGTACTCTTTATTAAACCGATATAAGGAATATTTTGGAGCATTTTCTGCATCCAAAGACTTGATAAGAATTGGGATACCGTTATTTTGCTCAGATAGCTTTTGCAAAAATTGCAGTTTTTCTGGCTCACTTTTTCCTTTGAGTTCAGGACAATCCGCGGATATAAACCCGATATCATAATTCAAGTTACCTTTTTCTACTAAAGATGAAATATGGGATATATTAAATTTATCTTTTAGAAATATTTCAATACTGTCTTCCGGTTTAGCAGCATCTGCAAAAATGGTGTGGGATAAATTTTTTTTCAAATCGACTTTATCACCTTTTTCACGTTTCTCCACAGCATTTTCCAGCAGTTCAGCTACAAAATTGCGACCTATATCCAATTTCCTGAACCGGCGAACACCCTGCATGACTAAACGCGCGAACGCGGCATTTTTGGAACATAGGCTGTCGTATTGGGCCATATGTGCTGGTAAGTCGCTAGAGCCACCTGTAGGAACTTCTCCCAATAATTTTGCAGACTCTAAACCATTATTAAGCCCATGCCCAACCGGATAGTTTGGGGTAAAATAGGCATCCCCAATTAAATAGAAAGCGTGTCCATTTGCTTGGGTTGCGGCCTTATTTGCTTGTTTACTCCCCCCTTGGAAAGTTAGAATTTTCAGGTTGTTTTTTTCAGCCCGCGTTTTACTTGCAGTAATGGTGACAGCCAATTCGTTTTCATTTATCCCTAAATAATCTGCGGCGGATCTTCTCACATAGCTTAAAACTAAATTTTGTTTTTGGTTCTTAGTTCGTGCTAGCTGTACTTCTAAATTAGCGAGCGAATTTTCACTGGCCCGATCTGGGCTTATTGTTTCCCGCAGCTTTTTAATCCGTTTATCTAATAAGCTTATTTGCTGGTTTAATCCTTGAATTTTATCAAATATTTCTTTGGGTATTTCACCAATAAAGCCCAGCTTTACCGATTTTTTTTGGCTTTTTTCATGAGAACTCTTATCAAATCTTAAAAAATAAAGCTGGCTTTCAGTCACTTGCGCATCATTTTCATTTTCCAAAAAAGATGATACAAATTCCTTTTCTGGTAATGCTAGCTCCTGACCATTTTTTAATGATATTTTTACATAGGCGCCTAAGTGGAAAGTTTTCTCCAAATGTTGCATATCACTGGGCGTTGTACGCTCTATTCTTTCAGGCTCATCCAGTGATGGATTAACCAAGTCCAAAGTAGATGAACTGGCGCCATCTGCGCCCACCAGATGGGTAAATCGAATCTGTTTTTCCTGACCTCTTGTAATAATGGATGCTTCCCCCTCTCCAAGGTTTACTCCTTCTTTCAATGTGGTTTCATATAAAATCTCGACCGGTCCTATGTCCCCAGTTTGACTCTGATTTTTAATTCGATTTAAAATGAATCGTTGAACGGTGGAAAGTTTTATCTCGGCAGAAGTACTCAAAGAATCTAGAAAAGCAATATCCCTCTCATCAAGGCTTTCTCCTTGTCCAATCATATCCATTAATTGTGCTTTTCTGCTTGGCTCCAGAACGATTACTTGTGGTCTAATTGCCGCCGTACTTTCTGAACGTTTTTCAATAATTAATACCTTATTTTTATTGTCCTTATTTTTATTTTTTTTTGCTGTTTCATATGCGGCAGCCAGCCCGACAGGGCCCATTCCCACTATTAATAAATCGTATGGTGCGGATGGATTAGCATTTGGATCGGTGTACATAATATGATCTCATTGAGGGAAATCTATAAATATTATAGACAATTTTCTCCTCTTTGATCTAAATTTGCTCAACACGAAAACTATCAAAGCGAGGAATTTTGATAATAAAAAGAAATTAAATAGGTGATAATTTTGATGCGGGAATAATCCTCTTCTTCGCTTGCTGCATGAAGGCTAGTCTTCTTCAAAGCGGTGACTGGAACAATCGCTCCAATCGATTGCTCTAAAACCACCTGTATTGATAAGTAACAACCTGGAAGGTTCTTCGCTCCAGGTTGTATTGAGACTAATTGAATTAGGAATTGAGTGTCGTAATTAATGCATGGCTTTTAAACAGCCTTGGCAACACGCTTTGATTTGCTCTTTCAAAGTGGCCGTACTCTGTGTTGAAGTAACTCCAAGTCCACAACCTGCCAGACATTGAAGAACTTCTTTCGCTGTACCTCGAGTTGTTGAACGATTAACACAACTGTCTACACAAGTTTTATCTCCCTTACAATTTGCCATGCACTTGGATAGATTATCAACATTTACCGTCTCTGCTTGCACCTCTGAAAAAAGAAAACCCAGACCAACAATTAAAGCTAACACCATAGCCCGATTATTTCTAAACATGTTCCATCCTCCTTGAACACTCATCTAAACCTTTTAGAGAATACTCATACTAGTATAGTCAAAACTAGAATGATAAAAAAATGAGCACCCATTCCAATTGCAACACTTACGCTTCCAAATTTTCAGACCTTTTGTAATTCCTAACGAAGGTAGATTTACTACGGGATGGATAATTGTTGTACCGACTTGAAATACTGGAAGGTATAAAGCTAGATCTACCGTGAGGAGTGCAGAATTTCCATAGTTTACTCTATTAACCCTGGCCACTAAAAAAATGCACCACCACTTCATGCAATGGTGATGCATTTATTGAAACTTGTGCCATTTGCTTGTTTGCTGTAGGCGCTATCTACCTCAAGCTGGTTAAAAGGCACGTGCACAGCGAACTTTGAGCGAGGTAAATTTGTCACTGATTCCTTGGGCGCCCTGATTGGTAAAATTCAAAAACCATGCATTATTCGTAGGGTTGGCACTGGATTCCGTAGAACTCCAGTATTGGCCTGAAACACCGGTCAGAAATCCCAAGCTATACAGAGTGTAAATGCTCGAGGTATTGGCAGGGCAACCTGCACTTCCGGAAGTTCCCAGCTCACAAATAGACGGCAAATACCAGGTGGCGCTAGGAAACAACTCAAAAAAGCAGTAACCGGCAGCAAGGCTCATTGGGTCAAAGCTTGTTATTTCACTGGTGTTGCAGTATCCATCGGTAGCGCCGTTACAATTATCGGGAGGGCTGGTCGAAGTTTCCGTGATTCCGGGGACATTAACCTTGTCGCTGCTCCAGGAACTCGGGAAAGCAGGTTCGCTATCGGATACCACATATGAGGTGCTATTTTTTACCGAGAACACGAGATACCCCTCGATGGAAAAAGCCAACGCTATTGAAGGGGGGGAGGCGACATTATCTCCTGTAACCAATATCCCGCCGCGGGGAGCGAATGGAATAGAAGAATTTGAAGTCAGGGTTATGGTGCACGAACCGTTGGCCGGAATAACAGGACATGTGGTGCTGGTGACGCTCGTCCATGTTGTTGGGAGACTGACCCTAACATTTGAGGCAGGGATGCTGCTTATATTGAGTACCGTGATATCAATCCCTACTGAATCATTAGTAGGGATAATTGCCCTTGCAGGAGCACTAATGGTTGCTTGCGGGGCGCATCTTAAAGATTGCATATCAAAAAAAGTCGAAGAAGTGTTTGTACCTTTGACTACTACATTAGGTATAAAAAAAGCGATTGACGTATTGGTAGAAAAGGTAATCGTACAACTGCGCCCAGGCAATAATGAAGAAGGGCAACCATTGTTTTGCACCACATAAGTCCTAAAATTAGCATCGGAAGATGAAGCCTGTATATTCTTTGCCACAATTTTGGAATTATTAGTAATTGTAATCGCACCCGGTCTGGCTATACATTGGGGCAGATTCTGGCTAATCTGTATGGAACAATTTTGCAGTGATTTCGAGCAAATGGATCCCTTCTTACCTGCACTTATGGTTAACTGTGCTGTTTCATTAGTCTTGGGTGATTCCTGAGCCCATAAGGATTGAAGCGGAATGATTAACAAAAGAAAAAAGTAGAAATGGAGTTCCTTAAAGCGACACATAAATTCATCCTTTTAATTAAACTGGGCGCATAGTTATGAAACCATATACAGACCCTTTCATTTTTGCAAGAGTTTATTATTTTTTGTTAAAATTTTTTAGGGAATGCGAGCACGAATATCAGGTCTTGTGCGCTCCTGCTTAAGATGCAAACAATAAATGCCCCGCCCGGATGTTTGCTTAATCTTTCTAACTTGCTATAAATAAATGAGATGGAAAAACAGCTGTTATTGAAATGGTTATAGCCTTGGGAGAAATATGAAGCAATGGCATGCTTTAACCATCGAGGAAACTAAAAATGTTCTTGCAAAACACAATGAACATTTGAGTGTCAACGAAATTAAAGATATGGAATCTTCACGCTGGTTTATCCTGTTAGCGCGCCAATTTACCAATATTCTTATTCTGGTTCTCCTAATCGCTACCCTGCTTTCTTTTTTTTTAGGCGATATTATTGATGCGCTGGCCATTCTTGCCATCGTTCTATTTAATGGGTTATTGGGTTTTGTCCAGGAGTGGAAGGCGCAAAATGCCATTAAAAATTTAAAAAACATGCTCACTAGCCAATGTCGGGTTATTCGTAATGGGCTAGAGCTAGTTATTGATGTAAAAAAACTTGTCCCTGGTGATTGTGTGCTTATGGATGGCGGAGACATAGTACCTGCAGATATCCGCATCACCGCCGTAGCCGATCTAATGATCAATGAAGCTACTTTAACAGGGGAGTCGGAACCCATCACTAAAATAACAGAGCGCTTGCCGGCAGAGACTTTAATTACAGATAGAAAAAATATGGCCTACATGGGAACCCATGTGATGAGCGGACAAGGGCAAGGCCTGGTGGTTGCTATTGGTATGGACACTGAATTTGGCCGCCTCGCCGAGCTTACAGGCTCAATTCATGAAGAAGAAACAGAGCTTCAAAAGCAGCTTTCATTTATTGGGAAACGCCTAGGATTGCTAGCGATTATTACCTCGGTTGGCGTCATCTTAATTGGCGTATTGGCGGGTTTTGATCCCATCCGCATGCTAATGACGGGCATTTCTCTTGCGGTATCTGCTATTCCAGAGGGACTGCCTGCGGTGGTGACCATTGCCCTTGCTTTAGGTGCCCGGGCCATGGCGAAAAAAAAGGCCCTCCTTCGGCATCTCCAGGCTGCAGAAACATTGGGTGCTGTTTCAATCATTTGCACGGATAAAACAGGAACCCTGACTCAAAATGAAATGAAAGTTCAGGTAATTTGGTTGTTTGAAAAATCTCTGCAACTCACTGGAGTCGGTTATACCCCCGAGGGAGAATTTATACTCAATGGAGAGGTGATTAATCCGCAATCCCTCCCAGAATTAATGACATTGTTAGAGACAGGATACCAATGCAATCATGCACGCATCTATCAAGAGGGAGAGGAATGGAAAATCATTGGCTCCCCAGACGAAGCAGCCCTGCTCGTCGCTGCTGTTAAATCCGGGCTCAGCTGCGCTCATCCCGCTGCTCTTGTCAAAGAGTTTACATTCGATTCGATCAAAAAACGGATGACTGTCATAGAAGATGCAGGGGACTTTCAAATTATCCATAGCAAAGGGGCTCCAGAAGTCATTTTGCCTTTGTGTACTTATTATCTGTTTGGAGCCCAGGAAAACGAACTAAACAGCGACTCGCGAAACAAAATCGAAAATGCTTACATTAATTTAGCTCAAAATGGTCTTCGTACACTGGCCCTAGCCAGGAAAATTGTTCCCAAGCATCTTAAACTATCCAGGAAAGAAGCTGAAAATAATTTAGTCTTTATCGGACTCGTCGGTTTCATGGATCCGCCACGAGAAGAAATACCCAGGGCATTAGCAACAGCAAAAAATGCAGGTATCAAAGTCGTTATGATTACTGGGGACTCCCCGGTGACCGCAAAAGCAATTGCCAACCAGATTGGCTTGCACGTAGATAAAGTGATAACCAGTAGTGAATTAAAAACACTCAGTGATCACAAATTAAAGGAACTTTTAAAGCAAAATGTTTTATTTGCAAGAACAATCCCTGAAGACAAATTCCGGATCGTGAAACTGTTCCAGGATCAAGGCCAATTGGTAGCGATGACGGGAGATGGGGTCAATGATGCACCCGCTTTAAAACAAGCTGATATTGGAATTGCGATGGGAATACGGGGAACTGATGTTGCCCGCAGTGTGGCTGATATCGTTTTATCAGATGATAATTTTGCCTCCATTATTGATGCGGTGGAGGAAGGGAGACGCCAATATGCAAATCTGCGGAAATTTGTCCTTTATTTGGCATCTTCAAATCTAGGTGAAGTTTTGGCTATCCTGATTAGTCTGCTCTTAAGTGGAGGATTAATTGTCATTCCTGTGCAAATCCTTTGGATAAACCTGGTCACAGATAGTGCAACGGCCCTTTCTTTGAGTGTGGAACGTGCTGAAAAAGGAATCATGCACAGGCCGCCACGGCAAGCTGACAAACCCATTTTTGATCGCATGTCTTTGATTCTGGTTATTGCCTTCGGCGCTTATATTGGAATGGTAACCTTTTTAGTATATCAATTGTATTTTCCGCAATCGTATGAATTAGCGAATACCATTGCTTTTACTTCCTTGGTCGTGTTGGCTAATATCCACACACTCAATTTCCGCAGCTTCTATAAACCGATTTATACAATAGGCTGGTTCTCGAATAAATGGATTTTAATTGCGCTGTTAAGCATGTTGGGTTTACACGTCATGGCGATATACAATCCTGGACCTCAGCGCATTTTACATACAGTACCTTTATCTATTAGCCATTGGGGAGTTATTCTCTTGTGCGCCCTGCCTATTTTTTTAATTCCTGAACTGTACAAGATGATTAAAAATAAGGGCAGTTGAAGCTGTTCGGAAACGGCATTATTTTTTAAAATTCTCAATAAACATTTGCATTTTTTATTCTAATTTCTAATATTTCAAATAGAC
It includes:
- a CDS encoding cation-translocating P-type ATPase, which gives rise to MKQWHALTIEETKNVLAKHNEHLSVNEIKDMESSRWFILLARQFTNILILVLLIATLLSFFLGDIIDALAILAIVLFNGLLGFVQEWKAQNAIKNLKNMLTSQCRVIRNGLELVIDVKKLVPGDCVLMDGGDIVPADIRITAVADLMINEATLTGESEPITKITERLPAETLITDRKNMAYMGTHVMSGQGQGLVVAIGMDTEFGRLAELTGSIHEEETELQKQLSFIGKRLGLLAIITSVGVILIGVLAGFDPIRMLMTGISLAVSAIPEGLPAVVTIALALGARAMAKKKALLRHLQAAETLGAVSIICTDKTGTLTQNEMKVQVIWLFEKSLQLTGVGYTPEGEFILNGEVINPQSLPELMTLLETGYQCNHARIYQEGEEWKIIGSPDEAALLVAAVKSGLSCAHPAALVKEFTFDSIKKRMTVIEDAGDFQIIHSKGAPEVILPLCTYYLFGAQENELNSDSRNKIENAYINLAQNGLRTLALARKIVPKHLKLSRKEAENNLVFIGLVGFMDPPREEIPRALATAKNAGIKVVMITGDSPVTAKAIANQIGLHVDKVITSSELKTLSDHKLKELLKQNVLFARTIPEDKFRIVKLFQDQGQLVAMTGDGVNDAPALKQADIGIAMGIRGTDVARSVADIVLSDDNFASIIDAVEEGRRQYANLRKFVLYLASSNLGEVLAILISLLLSGGLIVIPVQILWINLVTDSATALSLSVERAEKGIMHRPPRQADKPIFDRMSLILVIAFGAYIGMVTFLVYQLYFPQSYELANTIAFTSLVVLANIHTLNFRSFYKPIYTIGWFSNKWILIALLSMLGLHVMAIYNPGPQRILHTVPLSISHWGVILLCALPIFLIPELYKMIKNKGS
- a CDS encoding DUF1566 domain-containing protein; translation: MCRFKELHFYFFLLLIIPLQSLWAQESPKTNETAQLTISAGKKGSICSKSLQNCSIQISQNLPQCIARPGAITITNNSKIVAKNIQASSSDANFRTYVVQNNGCPSSLLPGRSCTITFSTNTSIAFFIPNVVVKGTNTSSTFFDMQSLRCAPQATISAPARAIIPTNDSVGIDITVLNISSIPASNVRVSLPTTWTSVTSTTCPVIPANGSCTITLTSNSSIPFAPRGGILVTGDNVASPPSIALAFSIEGYLVFSVKNSTSYVVSDSEPAFPSSWSSDKVNVPGITETSTSPPDNCNGATDGYCNTSEITSFDPMSLAAGYCFFELFPSATWYLPSICELGTSGSAGCPANTSSIYTLYSLGFLTGVSGQYWSSTESSANPTNNAWFLNFTNQGAQGISDKFTSLKVRCARAF